The sequence TTCACCGTACCGTCCACATCGTCCGCACCAAAGGAAAGCGCCACCTGCGCAAGCTTTGGACCAATCATCACCCAGTAGGCTTTGATATGCGGGAAGTTATCAAGAAAGCATCTGGCAACCGCAATGTTTTTCAGATCATCGATGCCGGTGGTTTTTGAAAGCTCAGACATCTGCGTATTTTTAGGATGAAAGGCCAGGGGGATAAACGTCAGAAAACCGCCGGTCTCGTCCTGAGCATTACGAAGCATTTCAAGATGCTCCACCCGTTCGTGGGTCCTCTCAATATGGCCGTAGAGCATGGTGGCGTTGCTGCGCAGTCCCACCCGGTGTGCGGTTTTTGCAATATCAATCCAACCCTGACCGGATAATTTCCTTTCACAGGTGAGCGCTCTAATTCTTGGGCTGAAGACCTCGGCGCCGCCACCGGGAATAGAGCCCAGGCCTGCATCCATGAGTTCTTTCAGGGCTTCTTCCACCGATTTCCCGGCAAGGCCTGCAAGATGGGCAATTTCCACACAGGTGAATGCCTGGATATGAACAGCGGGCCGCACGGCTTTAATTGCCTGTAACGCATCAAGGTAATAGCTGTAAGACAGATCCGGATGAATGCCGCCCACCATATGAATCTCGGTAATCGGTTCATCAAGGCGTTCTTTCACTTTAGTGGCAATCTCATCGATTGACATTTCATAGGCAAGGTCGGATTCTTTATCCTTGCCAAAGGCGCAGAATTTACAGAGGTTGGTGCAGATATTTGAATAATTGATATGCTGGTTATAAATAAAATAAGCATTGTTGCCATTTATTCTTTCGCGAACAATATTTGCCAGATAGCCTACGGCAAGCACATTGGAATTTTCATAGAGTTCGACAGCATCAGCGCTGGAGAGTCTTTCATTGTCCCGAATTTTGGCAAGGATCTCTCCTAAGCCGGCTTGTTTGATAATTTCATCCACAGTTCTTCTCCTTTAAGAAGGCGATAGCCCATCCTGCAGCACCTTGATGAGTGCATCAATTTTTGCTTCAAGCTGCCGGGCAGAAATTTTTGAAAAACCAAGCCCTCCGTCAAGATACGATTGCGCAT comes from Pseudomonadota bacterium and encodes:
- the mqnE gene encoding aminofutalosine synthase MqnE, with the protein product MDEIIKQAGLGEILAKIRDNERLSSADAVELYENSNVLAVGYLANIVRERINGNNAYFIYNQHINYSNICTNLCKFCAFGKDKESDLAYEMSIDEIATKVKERLDEPITEIHMVGGIHPDLSYSYYLDALQAIKAVRPAVHIQAFTCVEIAHLAGLAGKSVEEALKELMDAGLGSIPGGGAEVFSPRIRALTCERKLSGQGWIDIAKTAHRVGLRSNATMLYGHIERTHERVEHLEMLRNAQDETGGFLTFIPLAFHPKNTQMSELSKTTGIDDLKNIAVARCFLDNFPHIKAYWVMIGPKLAQVALSFGADDVDGTVKEEKITRMAGGESDQALGRNNLIRMIREAGRTPIERDTLYNVITTY